A stretch of the Fusobacterium varium genome encodes the following:
- a CDS encoding putative tRNA threonylcarbamoyladenosine dehydratase — protein MKNNILFTKIVNNIFEDDDMIFQRTELLIGKENLEKLQNSHVIVFGVGGVGGFVIEALARAGVGELSIVDFDTVDITNLNRQIIALQNTVGKLKTSVMKDRLLSINPDIKIHEYPEKFSMENYDKFFKDKKYDYIVDAIDLVTSKLILAETAQNTGTPIISSMGTGNKIEPTMLEVADIYKTSVCPLARVMRKELKNRRIKKLKVVYSKEIPRKPENETGSREKKVNVGSISFVPSSAGLIIASEVVKDICNL, from the coding sequence ATGAAAAATAATATATTATTTACTAAGATAGTAAATAATATATTTGAGGATGATGACATGATATTTCAAAGAACTGAACTTTTGATAGGAAAGGAAAACCTTGAAAAGCTTCAAAATTCCCATGTAATAGTATTTGGCGTTGGAGGAGTGGGAGGCTTTGTCATAGAAGCTCTAGCCAGAGCTGGTGTTGGAGAATTATCCATTGTAGATTTTGATACTGTGGATATCACCAATCTTAACAGACAGATTATTGCCCTACAAAATACTGTAGGAAAATTAAAAACCTCTGTTATGAAAGACAGACTTCTTTCTATCAATCCAGATATAAAAATACATGAGTATCCTGAAAAATTTTCAATGGAAAATTATGATAAATTTTTTAAAGATAAAAAATATGATTATATAGTTGATGCTATTGATTTAGTAACTTCTAAACTGATATTAGCTGAAACAGCTCAAAATACTGGCACTCCAATTATTTCTTCCATGGGGACTGGAAATAAAATTGAACCAACAATGCTTGAGGTAGCTGATATCTACAAAACTTCTGTATGCCCTTTAGCTCGTGTTATGAGAAAAGAGTTAAAAAACAGAAGAATAAAAAAATTAAAAGTGGTTTATTCAAAAGAGATTCCCAGAAAGCCTGAAAATGAAACTGGGAGCAGAGAGAAAAAAGTAAATGTTGGCAGCATATCTTTTGTTCCTTCAAGTGCTGGGCTTATAATAGCAAGTGAAGTTGTAAAAGATATCTGTAATTTATAG
- the isiB gene encoding flavodoxin, giving the protein MKKIGIFYGTTSGNTTGIVDEIEFYLRKDDYQTYNVADGISEIKDYENLILVSPTYGVGELQEDWNNVFEEFKNIDFTGKTIAIAGLGNQFAFGESYVGAMKILYDAVIKNGAKVIGFTSTEGYHYEETEAVVDGRFVGLALDEGNQGTDTPDRIKEWIEKIKPYFN; this is encoded by the coding sequence ATGAAAAAAATAGGAATTTTTTATGGAACAACATCTGGAAATACTACTGGTATAGTTGATGAGATAGAATTCTATCTTAGAAAAGATGACTACCAAACATATAATGTAGCTGATGGAATATCTGAAATAAAAGATTATGAAAATCTTATTCTTGTATCTCCTACTTATGGAGTTGGAGAATTACAGGAGGATTGGAACAATGTTTTTGAAGAGTTTAAAAATATAGATTTCACTGGTAAAACTATTGCCATAGCAGGACTTGGAAATCAGTTTGCTTTTGGTGAATCATATGTTGGAGCTATGAAAATACTTTATGATGCTGTTATAAAAAATGGAGCAAAAGTTATTGGATTCACTTCTACTGAAGGGTATCATTATGAAGAAACTGAAGCAGTTGTAGATGGAAGATTTGTAGGTCTTGCTCTTGACGAAGGAAATCAAGGAACAGATACTCCAGATAGAATCAAAGAATGGATAGAAAAAATTAAACCATATTTCAACTAA
- a CDS encoding ABC transporter substrate-binding protein, translating to MKRFFTLLATLLLLSVAAFASAGGKVLGIVMPNATHGFLGESIKHARAAAEEYSKANGFSYKFLTSAEASEQNNQLDTLINEKVDCIVLWPHNGNELRSGAMKVMEAKIPLIIYDRLIDEFKPTAEVMGDNFTIGEETGRYLNKYFAEDLKKGKVNILEFKGDNSTVPQQRSDGFAKTADKNINILQQFSTDWQRAKAQEQMETLLNSLKKDEVESIKAVFTHDDEVMLGVLDAIMSYSGNAKLNIKLVTGVGGRRENIETFDIFKNDLGIDQVTYLFSPTMVRDAVKMGADILDGKTFSGLYLIPTETIDNNNYKDYMKSEHWKIRYESGI from the coding sequence ATGAAGAGATTTTTTACATTATTAGCGACATTATTGCTTTTAAGTGTAGCTGCATTTGCAAGTGCTGGAGGGAAAGTTTTAGGAATTGTTATGCCTAATGCAACTCACGGATTTTTAGGAGAAAGTATAAAACACGCTAGAGCAGCAGCTGAAGAGTATTCTAAAGCTAATGGATTTAGCTACAAATTCCTTACTTCTGCTGAAGCATCAGAACAAAATAACCAGTTAGATACTTTAATCAATGAAAAAGTTGATTGTATTGTTTTATGGCCACACAATGGAAACGAATTGAGATCTGGAGCTATGAAAGTTATGGAAGCTAAGATTCCATTAATTATTTATGACCGTTTAATTGATGAATTTAAACCTACTGCTGAAGTTATGGGAGATAACTTTACAATAGGGGAAGAGACTGGAAGATATCTGAATAAATACTTTGCTGAAGATTTGAAAAAAGGAAAAGTTAATATCCTTGAGTTCAAAGGAGATAACTCTACAGTTCCTCAACAACGTTCAGATGGATTTGCAAAAACTGCTGATAAAAATATCAACATTCTTCAACAATTCAGTACTGACTGGCAAAGAGCAAAAGCTCAAGAACAAATGGAAACACTTCTTAACAGTTTGAAAAAAGATGAAGTAGAAAGTATAAAAGCTGTATTTACTCATGATGATGAAGTTATGCTTGGAGTATTAGATGCAATAATGAGTTATAGTGGAAATGCTAAACTTAACATTAAACTTGTAACTGGTGTTGGTGGAAGAAGAGAAAATATAGAAACTTTTGATATATTCAAAAATGATTTAGGAATAGATCAAGTAACTTATCTGTTCTCTCCTACAATGGTAAGAGACGCAGTTAAAATGGGTGCAGATATACTAGATGGAAAAACATTCTCTGGACTATATCTTATCCCTACTGAAACAATAGATAACAATAACTATAAAGACTATATGAAGAGTGAGCATTGGAAAATAAGATACGAAAGCGGAATCTAA
- a CDS encoding putative transcriptional regulator: protein MKINDVAEYAGVSLATVSRVINGKNVKKETREKVEEAIKKLNYTPNFMASSLQRTKSNMLLIIVPEISNPYYSAILEGVEVTAKSMGYNIILGSSYSSEAQLLDYLTLLNTKLVDGIILMEKIKKDKIMEKIKDENVFKKIVQCSEYIEENELTYVTIDHKKAAYEAVSHLISIGKKDIYLFSMKKDYTYSTLRREGLIEAMRDNGLEFKKENEVLLDELSIKEAQKHMNIILNNREVENIGIFAVSDVIAIGILKALNTKNIKIPQEAAVIGFDNIDFSAVTEPSLTTVSQPGYELGAESVKSLVRKITGECNDPEKIILDHELIVRETTNKFVLK from the coding sequence ATGAAAATAAATGATGTAGCAGAATATGCAGGAGTTTCATTAGCTACTGTTTCGAGAGTTATAAATGGAAAAAATGTAAAAAAAGAGACAAGAGAAAAGGTAGAAGAAGCTATAAAGAAATTAAATTATACACCAAATTTTATGGCAAGCAGCCTTCAAAGAACTAAGAGCAATATGCTTTTGATAATAGTTCCAGAGATATCAAACCCTTACTATTCTGCCATTTTAGAAGGAGTAGAAGTAACAGCAAAAAGTATGGGGTACAATATTATTTTAGGAAGCAGCTACTCATCAGAAGCACAATTATTAGATTATCTCACTCTGCTAAATACCAAACTTGTAGATGGAATAATACTTATGGAGAAAATAAAAAAAGATAAGATAATGGAAAAGATAAAAGATGAAAACGTTTTCAAAAAGATAGTTCAGTGCAGTGAGTACATAGAAGAAAACGAACTTACTTATGTAACTATAGATCATAAAAAAGCAGCATATGAAGCTGTAAGTCATCTTATATCAATAGGGAAGAAAGATATATATCTTTTCTCAATGAAAAAAGACTATACATATTCTACATTGAGAAGAGAAGGTTTGATAGAAGCTATGAGAGATAATGGACTGGAATTTAAAAAAGAAAATGAAGTACTTTTAGATGAATTATCTATAAAAGAAGCTCAAAAACATATGAATATAATTTTAAATAACAGAGAGGTAGAAAATATAGGAATATTTGCAGTATCAGATGTGATAGCTATAGGAATATTAAAAGCTCTTAATACTAAAAATATAAAAATACCACAGGAAGCAGCAGTAATAGGATTTGACAACATAGATTTTTCAGCAGTTACAGAACCATCACTTACAACAGTATCACAGCCGGGATATGAATTAGGAGCAGAATCAGTAAAAAGTTTGGTAAGAAAAATAACAGGAGAATGCAATGATCCTGAAAAAATTATTTTAGACCATGAGCTTATAGTCAGAGAAACAACCAATAAATTTGTTTTAAAGTAG
- a CDS encoding putative betaine/carnitine/choline transporter, translating into MEKKLDKLLIIVSLIVVFIIVGCLYFMPESSQEIANKIFKLFTDVFGSVTLLFTFIGVILLAGISFSKFGRIKLGEGEPEYSTFKWVSMMICCGLGSATVYWAFIEWAYYIGTPGLGIAPNSIRAYEMSVTYSMFHWGISAWTLYALAGIPIAYHFHVRKNKGLSLSSVISSITGLKQDGIICRIVDILFIFICFGGLSITLGVSVPLVTEIFCNVIGIQPSFIINFLIIVVISIVYSFSSYIGIQKGMSKIADWNIKLVIIFLVAVVVFGPTLFIINNTTQSLGLMFQNFIGMSLFTDSIGKSGFPESWTMFYWLYWITYAPFTGIFIAKVSKGRNIRSVVANTLISGSFGCFVFFGVLGSLSLERQLNKVVDMVGMLSNGQDNIAIVKVLRSLPFGSIFMIVFCIVTLLFLATTLDGAAFTMATTSSIGLKNNEEPNPMLRLFWCVMLALVPLTMILIKANLNTIKTCAIITAVPIIFIMIVMLVGMIQWMFKDFGQIETHMIDKK; encoded by the coding sequence ATGGAGAAAAAGTTAGATAAATTATTAATTATAGTAAGCTTGATAGTTGTTTTTATTATAGTGGGATGTTTATATTTTATGCCTGAATCTTCTCAGGAAATAGCAAATAAAATATTTAAATTATTCACTGATGTATTTGGCTCAGTAACTCTTTTATTTACTTTTATTGGAGTCATTTTGTTAGCAGGAATATCTTTCAGTAAATTTGGAAGAATAAAATTAGGAGAGGGAGAACCTGAATACTCAACATTTAAATGGGTATCTATGATGATATGTTGTGGACTTGGATCTGCAACAGTATATTGGGCATTTATCGAATGGGCTTATTATATAGGAACTCCTGGTTTAGGAATAGCACCTAACTCTATCAGAGCATATGAAATGAGTGTTACATATTCAATGTTTCATTGGGGAATAAGTGCTTGGACTTTATATGCACTTGCAGGAATTCCTATTGCTTATCATTTTCATGTCAGAAAAAATAAAGGACTTAGTTTAAGTAGTGTAATAAGCTCAATAACAGGTTTAAAACAAGATGGGATAATCTGCAGAATAGTGGATATATTATTTATATTTATCTGCTTTGGAGGATTAAGTATAACATTGGGGGTATCAGTTCCTCTGGTTACAGAAATTTTCTGTAATGTAATTGGAATACAGCCAAGTTTTATAATAAATTTTCTTATAATAGTAGTTATTTCAATTGTATATTCTTTCAGTTCATATATAGGTATTCAAAAAGGAATGTCAAAAATAGCAGACTGGAATATAAAATTAGTTATAATTTTCCTTGTAGCAGTGGTTGTTTTTGGACCAACGTTATTTATAATTAATAACACAACTCAATCTTTAGGCCTGATGTTTCAAAATTTTATAGGAATGAGTTTATTCACAGATTCAATAGGAAAATCAGGTTTTCCAGAATCTTGGACTATGTTCTACTGGTTGTATTGGATAACTTATGCACCTTTTACAGGTATTTTTATAGCAAAAGTTTCAAAAGGAAGAAATATACGTTCTGTAGTTGCGAATACACTGATTAGCGGAAGTTTTGGATGTTTTGTATTCTTTGGAGTTTTAGGAAGTTTGTCATTAGAACGACAGCTCAATAAAGTCGTTGATATGGTAGGAATGTTGAGTAATGGACAAGATAATATTGCTATTGTTAAAGTATTGCGTTCATTACCATTTGGTTCAATTTTTATGATAGTATTTTGTATAGTAACATTGTTATTCCTTGCTACAACATTAGATGGAGCAGCATTTACAATGGCAACTACATCATCAATAGGACTTAAAAATAATGAAGAACCTAATCCTATGTTACGTCTTTTTTGGTGTGTAATGTTGGCTCTAGTGCCTCTTACAATGATTCTTATTAAAGCAAATCTAAACACAATAAAAACTTGTGCAATAATAACAGCTGTACCAATTATCTTTATAATGATAGTAATGCTTGTAGGAATGATTCAGTGGATGTTCAAAGACTTTGGACAGATTGAAACACATATGATAGATAAAAAATAA
- a CDS encoding putative mandelate racemase, protein MKITDVEVICLRIPPMDSPCEWGEDAVIVKVHTDMGIVGVGESDTSPVVVKAIIEAPETNLYCSGLKRLLIGENPLEIQKLWDKMYWASNYVGRRGAGIHAISAIDIALWDIASQYYKVPIYMLLGGKYRDKIRAYGTFIPADTPEENKIIARELKNQGFTSLKFGGGVLGDSPELDEKIIRAVREELGDDFELEIDLASKWRTYGNSLSMIKKLEKYNLNWIEEPILADDLKGYSKLSGVSSAKIAGGESLTTRYEFQEFLKSAQPDIVQPDVTRCGGISELRKIYDMAELNGTKLIPHGFSTGILLAATVQFLAATEHGDLMEYSQSNSPLFKDLVKNRIPFENGYVTVPDCIGLGIELDEEMIKKYRMK, encoded by the coding sequence ATGAAAATCACAGATGTAGAAGTTATTTGTTTGAGAATACCACCAATGGACAGTCCATGTGAATGGGGTGAGGATGCTGTAATTGTAAAAGTTCACACAGACATGGGAATAGTTGGAGTAGGAGAAAGTGATACTTCACCAGTGGTTGTGAAAGCGATTATAGAAGCACCAGAGACAAATTTATACTGTAGTGGATTGAAAAGACTATTGATAGGGGAAAATCCATTAGAGATACAAAAACTATGGGATAAGATGTATTGGGCTTCCAACTATGTAGGGAGAAGGGGAGCAGGGATACATGCTATAAGTGCTATTGACATAGCTCTTTGGGATATAGCTTCTCAATATTATAAAGTTCCAATATATATGTTGCTGGGGGGAAAATATAGAGATAAAATAAGAGCATATGGAACATTTATTCCAGCAGATACTCCAGAAGAGAATAAAATTATAGCTCGTGAACTAAAAAATCAAGGATTCACAAGTTTAAAATTTGGTGGTGGAGTTTTAGGAGATAGTCCAGAATTAGATGAAAAAATAATAAGAGCAGTTAGAGAAGAATTAGGAGATGATTTTGAGTTAGAAATAGATCTTGCAAGTAAATGGAGAACATATGGGAATTCATTATCAATGATAAAAAAACTAGAAAAATATAATTTGAACTGGATAGAGGAACCTATACTAGCAGATGATTTAAAAGGGTATTCAAAATTATCAGGAGTGTCATCAGCAAAAATAGCTGGAGGAGAATCATTAACTACACGTTATGAATTTCAAGAATTCTTAAAAAGTGCACAGCCAGATATAGTTCAGCCTGATGTAACAAGATGTGGAGGAATAAGTGAACTGCGTAAAATATATGATATGGCTGAATTAAATGGAACTAAATTAATTCCTCATGGTTTTAGTACAGGGATTTTACTGGCAGCAACAGTTCAATTTCTAGCAGCAACAGAGCATGGGGATTTGATGGAATATTCTCAAAGTAATAGTCCACTTTTCAAGGATTTAGTAAAAAATAGAATTCCTTTTGAAAATGGATATGTAACAGTACCTGATTGTATAGGATTAGGAATAGAATTAGATGAGGAAATGATAAAAAAATATAGAATGAAATAG
- a CDS encoding isoleucyl-tRNA synthetase gives MYKKVSTSLNFVEREKEIEKYWEENKIFEKSLELRKGDETYTFYDGPPTANGKPHIGHVLTRVIKDMVPRYRTMKGYDVPRKAGWDTHGLPVELEVEKLLGINGKDQIESYGLQPFIEECKTSVWKYKGMWEDFSKTVGFWADMENPYVTYDNNFIESEWWALKQIWEKDLLYKGFKIVPYCPRCGTPLSSHEVAQGYKDVKERSAIVRFKVKDEDAYILAWTTTPWTLPSNVALCVNPNETYVKVQHERYTYYMAEALVPAVLKENFTILERYKGKDLEYKEYVPLFNFVKPDKKCWYVTCDTYVTLTDGTGVVHIAPAFGEDDANVGRKYDLPFVQLVDSKGEMTEETLWPGVFCKKADKDILKTLEQNGLLFDAPVFEHNYPHCWRCDTPLIYYARESWFIKMTAVKEDLIRNNDTINWIPKTIGKGRFGDWLENVQDWGISRNRYWGTPLNVWECECGHNHAIGSIEELKSMSPNCPENIELHRPYIDAVTITCPHCGKQMTRVPEVIDCWFDSGSMPFAQHHYPFENKDLFEKQFPADFISEAVDQTRGWFYSLLAISTLIFNKAPYKNVIVLGHVQDENGQKMSKSKGNAVDPFDALATYGADAIRWYFYINSAPWLPNRFHGKAVQEGQRKFMATLWNTYAFFVLYAEIDQFDATKYTLDKDKLTVMDKWLLSKLNTVVKGVDENLADYKLLEAARLLQDFVDELSNWYVRRSRERFWVQDMTDDKITAYMTLYTALVTISKAAAPMIPFMTEEIYRNLVCSIDKNAPESIHLTDFPEVHEDLIDKALEEDMEEVLQVVTLGRAARNAANIKNRQPVANIYVKAGHKVGELYQNIIKEELNIKEIHFVEDTSQFTSYTFKPQLKVLGQKYGKKVNEIRTLLAEMDGSKAKKELDTNGVLVLKLADGEEASLTVDDLLIETAQTEGYMPLEDRGITVVLDTKLTPELIEEGFVREIISKIQSMRKEADFDVTDHITFYEKDNDKIKEIIERNAEEIKHDTLADEIVFGEADGFTGEFNVNGEKVVFGVKVNK, from the coding sequence ATGTATAAAAAAGTGTCTACGAGTTTGAATTTCGTAGAAAGAGAAAAAGAAATCGAAAAATACTGGGAAGAGAACAAAATTTTTGAAAAGAGTCTGGAATTAAGAAAAGGGGATGAGACATATACTTTCTATGACGGACCTCCTACAGCTAATGGTAAACCGCATATAGGACACGTTTTAACTCGTGTAATAAAAGATATGGTACCTAGATACAGAACTATGAAAGGCTATGATGTGCCAAGAAAAGCTGGATGGGATACTCACGGTCTTCCAGTAGAGCTTGAGGTAGAAAAACTATTGGGAATAAATGGAAAAGATCAAATAGAAAGTTATGGACTACAACCATTTATCGAAGAGTGTAAAACAAGTGTGTGGAAATATAAGGGAATGTGGGAGGACTTTTCTAAAACAGTTGGATTCTGGGCTGACATGGAAAATCCATATGTAACTTATGATAATAACTTTATTGAATCTGAATGGTGGGCTTTAAAGCAAATATGGGAAAAGGATCTATTGTACAAAGGATTTAAAATCGTTCCTTACTGCCCAAGATGTGGAACACCTCTGTCAAGTCACGAAGTAGCACAAGGATATAAAGATGTAAAAGAAAGATCTGCAATAGTTAGATTTAAAGTAAAAGATGAAGATGCATATATTCTAGCTTGGACAACTACTCCTTGGACACTGCCTTCAAATGTGGCTCTTTGTGTAAATCCAAATGAAACTTATGTAAAAGTTCAGCATGAAAGATATACATATTATATGGCAGAAGCTTTAGTTCCAGCAGTATTAAAAGAAAATTTTACAATTTTAGAGAGGTATAAAGGAAAAGATTTAGAATACAAGGAATATGTACCTCTATTTAATTTCGTAAAACCAGATAAAAAATGCTGGTATGTAACTTGTGATACTTATGTTACATTAACTGATGGTACTGGAGTAGTTCATATAGCTCCTGCATTTGGGGAAGATGATGCTAATGTAGGAAGAAAATATGATTTGCCATTTGTACAATTAGTAGATTCTAAAGGAGAAATGACAGAAGAAACACTTTGGCCTGGAGTATTCTGTAAAAAAGCAGATAAAGATATTTTGAAAACTCTTGAACAGAATGGACTTCTTTTTGATGCACCTGTATTTGAACATAATTATCCTCATTGCTGGAGATGTGACACTCCTCTTATCTATTATGCAAGAGAATCTTGGTTTATCAAAATGACAGCTGTAAAAGAAGACCTTATCAGAAACAATGACACTATCAACTGGATACCAAAAACTATAGGAAAAGGACGTTTTGGTGACTGGCTTGAAAATGTTCAGGACTGGGGAATCAGCCGTAATCGTTACTGGGGAACTCCTTTAAATGTATGGGAATGTGAATGCGGACATAATCATGCTATTGGAAGCATAGAAGAATTAAAATCTATGTCACCTAACTGTCCAGAAAATATTGAGCTTCACCGTCCATATATAGATGCAGTAACTATAACTTGTCCTCATTGCGGAAAACAAATGACAAGAGTGCCAGAAGTTATTGACTGCTGGTTTGACTCAGGATCAATGCCTTTTGCTCAGCATCACTATCCATTTGAAAATAAAGACTTATTTGAAAAACAATTCCCAGCAGATTTCATTTCAGAAGCTGTTGACCAGACAAGAGGTTGGTTCTATTCACTTCTTGCAATATCTACATTGATTTTCAATAAAGCACCATACAAAAATGTAATTGTATTGGGACATGTACAAGATGAGAATGGACAGAAAATGTCTAAATCTAAAGGAAATGCAGTAGACCCATTTGATGCACTTGCTACTTATGGTGCAGATGCTATCCGTTGGTATTTTTATATAAATTCAGCTCCTTGGCTTCCTAACAGATTCCATGGAAAAGCAGTTCAGGAAGGACAGCGTAAATTCATGGCTACATTATGGAATACCTATGCTTTCTTTGTTCTTTATGCTGAGATAGATCAGTTTGATGCTACAAAATATACTTTAGACAAAGATAAATTAACTGTTATGGATAAATGGCTTCTTTCTAAATTAAATACAGTAGTAAAAGGTGTAGATGAAAATCTTGCTGACTATAAACTTCTTGAAGCTGCAAGACTTCTTCAGGATTTTGTAGATGAATTAAGCAACTGGTATGTAAGAAGAAGCAGAGAGCGTTTCTGGGTACAAGATATGACTGATGATAAAATCACAGCATACATGACTTTATATACAGCTCTTGTTACTATTTCAAAAGCTGCTGCACCAATGATTCCATTTATGACAGAGGAAATTTATCGTAATCTGGTATGCAGTATAGATAAAAACGCACCTGAAAGTATTCATTTGACTGATTTCCCTGAAGTGCATGAAGACCTTATAGATAAAGCACTTGAAGAGGATATGGAAGAAGTTCTTCAGGTAGTTACTCTAGGAAGAGCAGCAAGAAATGCAGCTAATATAAAAAACAGACAGCCAGTAGCTAATATCTATGTAAAAGCTGGGCATAAAGTTGGAGAGCTTTATCAGAATATTATAAAAGAAGAACTTAATATTAAAGAGATTCACTTTGTAGAGGATACATCACAATTTACTTCATATACTTTCAAACCTCAGCTAAAAGTATTGGGACAAAAGTATGGTAAGAAAGTAAATGAGATTCGTACTCTTCTGGCAGAGATGGATGGAAGCAAAGCTAAAAAAGAGCTGGACACTAATGGAGTTTTAGTTCTTAAATTAGCTGATGGAGAGGAAGCATCTCTTACTGTAGATGATCTGTTAATAGAAACAGCTCAAACAGAAGGGTATATGCCGCTTGAGGATAGAGGAATAACTGTTGTACTTGACACTAAACTTACTCCTGAATTAATAGAAGAGGGATTTGTAAGAGAAATTATCAGTAAAATTCAATCTATGCGTAAAGAGGCAGATTTTGATGTAACTGACCACATTACATTCTATGAAAAAGATAATGACAAAATTAAAGAAATCATTGAAAGAAATGCTGAAGAAATTAAGCATGATACTCTTGCTGATGAAATAGTTTTTGGAGAAGCAGATGGATTCACAGGAGAATTTAATGTAAATGGAGAAAAGGTTGTCTTTGGAGTAAAAGTAAATAAGTAA
- a CDS encoding putative altronate hydrolase, translated as MMNFLGYKRPDGTVGIRNKILIISVDECCDGIARKIAEKSENTVVLTNWYTCMLGGNEETFNQMIEVSKNPNVAGIIVLAMGCGSILPEQIVDPVKETGKLTATLVCQENGGTKQTIEKGRKILADIDAYIKNLKLEKFTLDKLVVGVKCGGSDTSSGIASNPSVGAAIDKLIDMGMTCIGGELFELQGCNEILFKRAVSDKVREKIEILINNERARWSVKGTDVETMSIGNSVGGLTTIEEKSLGALHKMGTKPIQDVLQINKDFIEKPTKAGFYLSEVTMLCGGAGVNYAALGAHIILWTSGAAGFNNAIVPVIRVSGNSDLMNDDIDVNVAEIMEGTMGISQGADLIVQKVLEIANGTPTKIENYGDSTMTLYQKDQRVEKMLNLKCVK; from the coding sequence ATGATGAACTTTTTAGGATATAAAAGACCTGATGGAACAGTAGGTATAAGAAATAAAATTTTAATTATTTCAGTAGATGAATGTTGTGATGGAATAGCAAGAAAAATAGCGGAAAAAAGTGAAAATACAGTGGTATTGACAAACTGGTATACATGTATGCTTGGAGGAAATGAAGAAACATTTAATCAAATGATAGAAGTTTCTAAAAATCCAAATGTAGCAGGGATTATAGTTCTAGCTATGGGGTGTGGAAGTATTTTACCTGAACAGATAGTGGATCCAGTAAAAGAGACTGGGAAATTAACTGCAACTCTTGTATGTCAAGAAAACGGAGGAACAAAACAAACAATAGAAAAAGGAAGAAAAATTCTTGCAGATATAGATGCATATATAAAAAATTTAAAACTTGAGAAATTTACACTTGATAAACTCGTTGTTGGAGTTAAATGTGGAGGAAGCGATACAAGTTCAGGAATAGCATCTAATCCTAGTGTAGGAGCAGCTATTGACAAATTAATAGATATGGGAATGACTTGTATTGGAGGAGAACTATTTGAGTTACAAGGATGTAATGAAATATTGTTTAAGAGAGCTGTTTCTGATAAGGTTAGAGAAAAAATTGAAATATTGATAAATAATGAACGTGCTCGTTGGAGTGTAAAAGGAACAGATGTAGAAACAATGAGTATAGGAAACAGTGTAGGAGGATTAACAACAATAGAAGAGAAATCTTTAGGAGCATTGCATAAAATGGGAACTAAACCTATTCAAGATGTTCTTCAAATAAATAAAGATTTCATTGAAAAACCTACTAAAGCAGGGTTTTATTTGTCAGAAGTAACTATGCTTTGTGGAGGAGCAGGAGTAAATTATGCAGCTTTAGGAGCTCATATAATATTGTGGACAAGTGGAGCAGCAGGGTTTAATAATGCAATAGTCCCAGTAATAAGAGTAAGTGGAAATTCTGACTTGATGAATGATGATATAGATGTCAATGTTGCGGAAATAATGGAAGGGACTATGGGGATTAGCCAGGGGGCTGATTTAATTGTACAAAAAGTTTTAGAAATTGCTAATGGAACACCAACAAAAATAGAAAATTATGGAGATTCTACAATGACTCTTTATCAAAAGGATCAGAGAGTAGAGAAAATGTTAAACTTGAAATGTGTAAAATAA